In one Myxocyprinus asiaticus isolate MX2 ecotype Aquarium Trade chromosome 29, UBuf_Myxa_2, whole genome shotgun sequence genomic region, the following are encoded:
- the LOC127420182 gene encoding growth hormone secretagogue receptor type 1-like: MGGDSLACDRQLREGAELNTTLALRAGLQEGEELVFDLEKAVKEKIQNSTFTKNHISSRGGVRHRGTDRERESLSSTTDPIITLRVSPQPLHSDTLHSTEDHDVDDEDAATALSDMDVLEGSGSGFGSSWCVNCGNRSYREEWGPQSLFNGTELVVVTTLCVPLLLLGLLGNALTILVVWLRPQMRSTTYLYLSSMAISDVLILLLMPLDLYKLWRYRPWLLGNAVCKLSMFVGECCTFSSILHMTALGAERYLAVCFPLRARLLVTRGRVRVLIAGLWGMAMLSAGPVFVLVGVEGLEGEASECRCTQYAQTSGLLKAMLWLSNLYFICPLAILSLLYGLIARRLHLRSHMHRDKAHRQTLRMMVVIVLVFVLCWLPFHVSRTLFSVSDSSDKLYYISQYFNLVSLVLFYVSAAVNPLLYNIMSARYRANVLAMLRLTVGSTDELRHRAHTSPLTASHSSSHF, encoded by the exons ATGGGTGGAGACTCACTAGCGTGTGACAGACAGCTAAGGGAGGGGGCGGAGCTGAACACGACCCTGGCGCTGAGGGCAGGGCttcaggaaggggaggagctggTGTTTGATCTGGAGAAAGCTGTGAAGGAGAAAATCCAGAATTCCACCTTCACAAAGAACCACATCAGCAGCAGAGG GGGTGTGCGGCACAGggggacagacagagagagagagagtttgtccTCAACCACAGATCCAATAATCACCTTGAGAGTTTCACCACAACCCCTGCACAGTGACACGCTGCACTCAACTGAAGACCATGATGTAGATGATGAAGACGCCGCGACTGCTTTGAGTGACATGGATGTGTTGGAAGGGTCTGGATCTGGTTTCGGATCCAGTTGGTGTGTGAACTGTGGAAACAGATCGTACCGGGAGGAATGGGGACCTCAGTCGCTCTTCAACGGCACCGAGCTTGTGGTTGTTACAACATTGTGCGTTCCACTGCTGCTGCTTGGACTGCTGGGAAACGCGCTGACCATTCTGGTGGTGTGGCTCCGCCCACAAATGAGAAGCACCACCTACCTGTACCTGAGCAGCATGGCCATATCTGATGTGCTCATTCTGCTGCTGATGCCTCTGGATCTCTATAAG TTGTGGCGGTATCGTCCGTGGTTGCTGGGCAACGCCGTGTGCAAGCTGTCGATGTTCGTAGGAGAATGTTGCACCTTCTCGTCCATCCTGCACATGACCGCGTTGGGGGCGGAGCGATATCTGGCCGTATGTTTTCCTCTCCGTGCACGTTTGCTCGTCACTAGAGGGCGTGTCCGTGTGCTGATCGCCGGACTGTGGGGCATGGCCATGCTCAGTGCCGGGCCTGTATTTGTGTTGGTGGGGGTGGAGGGTTTAGAGGGCGAAGCCAGTGAATGTCGCTGCACACAGTACGCTCAGACATCTGGTCTCCTGAAGGCCATGCTGTGGCTCTCAAACCTCTATTTCATTTGCCCGCTCGCCATTCTCTCCCTCCTTTATGGCCTAATTGCCCGCCGCCTGCACCTGCGCTCACACATGCACCGCGACAAAGCACACCGCCAGACGCTCCGCATGATGG tGGTAATCGTGCTGGTGTTCGTCTTGTGTTGGCTGCCGTTCCATGTGAGTCGGACGCTGTTTTCTGTGTCAGACTCCAGCGATAAGTTGTATTACATCAGTCAGTATTTTAATCTGGTGTCTTTAGTGCTGTTTTACGTCAGTGCTGCTGTGAATCCTCTACTGTATAACATCATGTCCGCCCGCTACCGTGCCAATGTCCTCGCCATGCTGCGGCTTACGGTGGGCTCCACGGACGAGCTGCGCCACAGGGCCCACACCTCCCCACTCACCGCCTCTCACTCCAGCTCACACTTCTGA